In Blattabacterium cuenoti, the genomic window GTTTTAATTTATATAAAAATAATAAACTTTATTATGAATTTTATATATTTCTGTTAATTTTATTGTTTAATGAAAATCCTACAAATATCATTCATATTGTTATGGCGTATATGGTTTTTTATTATCAATATATTTTTGATTCCTTTATGGGCAGGGGTTTCTATCCCATTTATTTTTAGAGATAAACATTATCCTATTGCATATTGGTTTCATCAAATGTGGGCTAGAAGTAATCTTTTTCTCATGGGTTTTTGGTATGCATTGGAAAAAGACAAAGAAATATTAGATAAAAATAAACAATACGTAATTATCAGTAATCACAGTTCTATTATGGATATTATGCTAATTTACTCTTTGATGAGAAATCATCCTTTAGTTTTTGTGGGTAAAGCTGAATTAGCTAAGCTACCATTTTTTGGATTTGTTTATAAAAAAAGTAATATTCTTATTGATAGAAAAAATTTATCAAGTTGTATACAAGTATTTAAAAAAATAGAAAATAAAATCGATTCTGGAAAAAGTGTTTGTATCTTTCCAGAAGGAGGTGTACCTAAACCCTCTATTGCTTTAGCCCCTTTTAAGGGAGGAGCTTTTTTTGTCGCTATTATAAAAAAAATATCTATTATTCCTTTTACTATAGCTGACATAAAAACAAAATTTCCCAGTTTTTTTATTATTAAAGGGGGTCCAGGAAAAATAAGGATTAAACAACATCATTCTATATCAACAAAAAATTTATCCTTAAAAGATAAGAATAGTTTGAAAGAAAAATGTTTCAACTTAATAAAATATCAACTAGAAAAATTTGAACGTGAAAAAACTAATAATTAAAATAATTCAACTAATTTAATTATATGAATTATTCGTGAACAAAAAAATTCATATTTATACTGACGGTTCTTCAAAAGGAAATCCTGGACCAGGAGGATATGGGGTTTTTATAGAAATATTTTTTGGTTATTCTTATAATAGAAAAATAATTTCAGAAGGATTTCGTTATACAACGAATAATAGAATGGAACTATTAGCAGTGGTAATGGGACTAGAAAAAATAGAAAATAAAAAACAAAATATTACTGTTTTTACTGATTCTAAATATATAGTAAATACTGTACAAAATAAATGGATTTATAAATGGAAGAAAAACAATTTTCATAATAAAAAAAATATAGACTTATGGAAAAGATTTCTTTATTTATTCGAGAAACATTTTGTTATATTTCATTGGATAAAAAGTCACAATCATCATTATATCAATGATTATTGTGATCAATTGTCTACAAAAGCATCTAAAAAAATAAATTTAAAAATAGATCATGTGTATGAAAAACAGATGTAAATATTATTTAGCATAATTTTTTTGTCTAATAATTTCATATATAATTATAGACATTGCATTACTTACATTTAATGAATCTATATTTCCAAACATAGGAATAGTTATTATTTGATCAGCATATTTCAACCAAATATTGGATACCCCCTTATTTTCAGAACCAAAAACAACAGCTATTTTATTAGTTTGGGAAAATTTAGTATGGTATAAATTCATTGTTTTCTTATATTTATGAAATCCTGTTGTTATAATTTTAATTTTATTATTTTGTAACCAATATATGATTGATTCTATTTTTTCTATAAAAATATTTCTTGTGAAAATACTTCCTAAACTACATCTGATAATATTAGAATTATATACATAAGTTTTCATATTACATAGTATAATAATATGAATATTTGCCGCATCAGCTATCCTTAACATAGCTCCTATATTTCCTGGTTTTTCTATCCCATCTAGTATGAGTATTAAAGAAGAATTTCTATTATCAATTTTTATGCTTTTCAACTGATTCATATATTTTTTTTCTTTAAATAAAGCAATAATTCCACCTGAATTCTCTCTATACGCTAGTTTTTTAAAAATTTTCATGCTAATAAGAAAGGTTATCGAATGAAATGATTGAATCATATTATACTTATGAAATATTTTTTCGCATATAAATATTCTTATTGGAAAATAATTTCCCTTTACAGCCATTTCGAATTCTTTTATCCCTTCAACAAAGAATATATTCATATAATTTTTTTTATTATAAATTTTTATCAAATCTTTAATTTTCGTATTTTGAATGCTGTGTATTTTTTTCATATTTTTTTGTATAATGATTTATAAAATGTATAAAAAAAACGATGATATGATATATATGAACATGGCTATTGAACGTTCTAAATTATCTTTTTGTAAAAAAAAAAAGTAGGAACTATTATAGTTAAAAATAATAAAATCATATCTTGTGGATATAACCAGACTCCAAATGGATTTGATAATATATGTGAAGATAATAATGGAGATACCAAATGGTATGTTATACATGCAGAAGCCAATGCAATATTAAAAATTGCTTCTTCTTCTTTTTCCTGTAAAGGAGCTTCCATATACACCACTCACTTTCCATGCAAAGAATGCTGTAAACTAATTTATTTATCTAATATAAAAAGAGTTGTTTATTTACAACATAC contains:
- a CDS encoding lysophospholipid acyltransferase family protein yields the protein MKILQISFILLWRIWFFIINIFLIPLWAGVSIPFIFRDKHYPIAYWFHQMWARSNLFLMGFWYALEKDKEILDKNKQYVIISNHSSIMDIMLIYSLMRNHPLVFVGKAELAKLPFFGFVYKKSNILIDRKNLSSCIQVFKKIENKIDSGKSVCIFPEGGVPKPSIALAPFKGGAFFVAIIKKISIIPFTIADIKTKFPSFFIIKGGPGKIRIKQHHSISTKNLSLKDKNSLKEKCFNLIKYQLEKFEREKTNN
- a CDS encoding ribonuclease HI, which encodes MNKKIHIYTDGSSKGNPGPGGYGVFIEIFFGYSYNRKIISEGFRYTTNNRMELLAVVMGLEKIENKKQNITVFTDSKYIVNTVQNKWIYKWKKNNFHNKKNIDLWKRFLYLFEKHFVIFHWIKSHNHHYINDYCDQLSTKASKKINLKIDHVYEKQM
- a CDS encoding RNA methyltransferase yields the protein MKKIHSIQNTKIKDLIKIYNKKNYMNIFFVEGIKEFEMAVKGNYFPIRIFICEKIFHKYNMIQSFHSITFLISMKIFKKLAYRENSGGIIALFKEKKYMNQLKSIKIDNRNSSLILILDGIEKPGNIGAMLRIADAANIHIIILCNMKTYVYNSNIIRCSLGSIFTRNIFIEKIESIIYWLQNNKIKIITTGFHKYKKTMNLYHTKFSQTNKIAVVFGSENKGVSNIWLKYADQIITIPMFGNIDSLNVSNAMSIIIYEIIRQKNYAK